The following is a genomic window from Terriglobales bacterium.
GAAACCGTTCGCAGCTTCAAGGAGATCATCGACGGCAAGCATGACGAGGTCCCTGAGCAGGCCTTCTACATGGTGGGCACGATCGACGAGGTGCTGGAGAAGGCCGAGAAGCTGAAGGAGACCACAGCTGCATAATGGCTGACACTTTCCAACTCGAAATCGTCACGCCCGATCGCATGGTAGTGCGCGACGTCGCCGAAGAGGCACAGATCCCTGGGAAGAATGGCTATTTGGGAATTCTGCCGGGACACGCGCCGCTGATCACAGAATTGGCTGTAGGGCAGATCTCCTACAAGTCCAGCGGCCAGACCCATTACCTTGCGGTCGCGTGGGGCTTTGCCGAGGTTCTGCCCAATAAAGTCACGA
Proteins encoded in this region:
- a CDS encoding F0F1 ATP synthase subunit epsilon, giving the protein MADTFQLEIVTPDRMVVRDVAEEAQIPGKNGYLGILPGHAPLITELAVGQISYKSSGQTHYLAVAWGFAEVLPNKVTILAETAERAREIDVKRAEEAKQRAEQHLCSADPETDYERAMNALRRAEARLDAAQKSS